The window ccctccgttccgctccccgaaaccaaagccgtcatgcacctcagtgtacctacctgcagatgacccaatatgaccattgaaatctcctcctatgaataacctctcagaaggcgggatactacgaacaatctcatccaacccctctcAAAAGCTCCtcttaatatcctcatccaagcctgcttgcggtgcgtacgcgctaacgacatttaaagtactctcacccaccaccaacttaatagtcattagtctatcattcacccgcctgacctctaccacggactctctaagatggctatctaccaggatacccactccattcttacccctcaggacactgtaagcacgtgatttttgctccgCGAAAGTTactccacaaaaaaaaaaaaaaaaaaacaaaaaatgtatATGTCTTGTCATTGAGTGATTTGTATTTAATGTTAATTGGTATGTTAGGTATTAACCAATGTGTGtgtaattctatttttaatttttttttatatataatttcacAATTTATTTAGGAATTTGGTTTAAATTTTGGTTAATTAGAAAGGGAAAGGGTTGGGGGAAAATCAGATTGGGCCCCAAAATGAGGCCCAAACACCAGCACACAGGTCCAGTCCAAACACAGGCTGCCCAGGGAACGTCCCAAATGACGTCGTTCAGCACCTCAATCTTCAGCCGTTGATTCATTGAAATCAAACGGTTCAAGGCAACccttgaaaaatcaaaatgacGTCGTTGTAGGCGAAGTCGATCTGAGTCGTTCATCTAtattgatccaacggtccttgGCCTCCCTCATGTCCCGAACCAATGAAGCCCGATGTTGATCCGTGGATCCCAGACCAACCCGATTCCCCCTTTTAGTGGAACGACGCCGTTCTGCACCAGCCAGGGGATCCTGTccattgatctcatcagatcaAACGGCCTGGGATCAATCCCCTACCCCGTATAAAAGCCTCAATTCTTCACCCCAGCCCCCCATAGCCAGACCCCTCCCCGTCTCCTGAAGCTCAGAGGCAGGTTTCCAtggaaaccctagccgccaccccaccccttcgcctgaaagccggcggcTACGGTGTTGTTGGCCCTGAGGCTAACACCCTTGAACCACCATGACCCCCTTCTCCAAAACTGCACTCAGCTTGCCTCGAATCTTCcccgaacgtctcgaatcttcgatcaaagattcgagccaaaacctTAAGTCACCGGATGAGCCCCGGATTCACCCTAGTCACTCCCCTAACGTCCCTCAGGCCCTAATCAGCTTTGGTCCCGGTCAAATACAAACAGAACTTGTTAAATCCCAAATCTgagttcaagaaccctaaaaaaccaAACCTGTTTTCGTTTGAGGTAAGTTCCGATGTAATTGTCTTTTCTTGCTTTTTGTTTAGGTGTTATGCATATGTTTATGGTTCTGTTTAGTTTGTTTTTAATTATTCTCTGTCCGTCTTCAAAGACCCTTTTGTTTGGTCGATTTCTTTTCTTGAATGTTAGTTGAGTGTTATAAGATGTTTAGTCACTTCGATTGATATTGTCGGTTAGTTAAGTTTCATAAACTGCATAATTGAATATCCCGAGTTTTGAAATAAATTGGTACCCTGTTTAGTCTATGTTGTTAGTCGTTTAATTGTTCGTATGATAGTTCGTATAGTCGACCTGAGTAATGTCGTCAAATAATTAAGTTTGTAAAGTTCCATTGTTGTCCGGAAAAGGCCTAAAACACTCAGTTTGTTTCTGTTTTAAGTTTAGTTGATTAGCGACTAATTAGTATACGTTATAACTCGCGAAGTCGACTCGTCACATGTTTGACGTTAGTTTCACAGTATTAAATAACAAATGACCTAACTGGCTGATTTAGGTTAGTTTCACATCCAGTTACTGGCTGATTTTTGTGAAGGTTTGTTTGGACTGATTATAGTTTGGTTTGTTAGCTGTGGGAGGGGGGATTCGAACTGGAAAATCTGACTAAGTGTTCAGGATTGAAAGAAGCTGTCAAGTGCcaattaaaatactattaatggggaacaaaacacaaGAGCATGAGAATTAAATGAATACTTAACTAAGCCCATAACCCTTGATTAGAGTAATGAGACAGAGCATGGGGGGCTGATTAAGGATTCCAAGAAAATGCCTTTAGGCATGGGAagctaaggggtatgggcagactgtaattggcagaatccaggcagcttagctgcactgggttgttggcttataaataagctgtttcagaacttaaaaggggctggacatttttttagtcttcagagaaaacaaaaacataaagtctcagaatattgtaaccaaacactgtctgaaaattacaTAAGAGTTCAAGTTGGTCAAGCTGCCTTGGCCCATTGCTGTTGGTTGCCTGCTGagttgcttgtgattgttgaactgctggtgttgttGCATTAAATACTCTGTTGTTTCTGCTGGTTCACTACTCTGTTGCTGGGATTGTTTGTTGGTTGCCCGACCACCTGTGGGTTCAGTGTCTGAAATTGTTGTTGGTCGTTCGTGAACTAGTGGTGCCATTGTtggttgctgttgctgtgtttgttgctgTTTACTTGCTGTCGCTGTATTTGCTGCCTACTATTCAGCTGACCATTCTCCtcattcttttgctttgctatacCAGGTACATGATTAATAGTGTCGATGTAACTTgaaaagttgagcatgaatacaaagagaAGAGCTGAAGATGTTTATTTCATATATAGACTGTTACCTCAAACATCATGTAATATATAACAATTTACATCCTTGTTTGGATACTGGAAGTAGCCTGCATGCCTAGTAAATATCAATGTAGGGTAATTGAATGTTAATTTGTATATATGGGCTGGTAGTTAAAAGTATTCACAAGGCAGTAGGTTACATATTAAACTTTAGTCAATTTTGTTCAAGCATGTCATTGAATGTCTGTCATGCACAAAGCTATCCATTGTTAGCTAAGTTCATTTCCTTTTGATAAGCTGCTTTGTTATAATTGATAAACCACACTTTTAGAACAAAGAATGCAAGTTTACGGTCTCAACCTCATAAAGGTCGAGCCCAAGTTGAAACGGACCAAGCAGTGCCTGGTCGGAGAACCAGTGGCCCAAGCCTGGCCCATCCCGCACAAACTGGGTTTGGGCCCACGAGATTCGTTCGCTTGTCCGTGGGGCGCGGCcttgtttctgattttttaaGCATTCTGAATTCTGCTATAAACGACCTGCAAAcatataattaactaggactatctatgctttcaattagtagagacaagcgcgacaagaaacgtagttgttaTAGGATATCCTGTTAAAAcaaagacgagatgagcctcgacaaataaaaacgcacaagctgcggggccctcgttaagagtatattatcgaagcattcagtttccaggacgggtcgtttagcaaatctcacggccctcccagaataataacgcgatagtctatttaagcgcgtatttaatagtgttatctccttaaactcgggtgcacatttatgtgacccaaatccaagtctcaatgaaattgaaatgtgtctctaatcacgggtatattgattgtggcgtggtttgagatgcatttccatgacgttgcaaattccttttaaaaataatgaatgagacgagcctcaataaacaaaaatgcacaagctgcggggccctccaaatgtatatattaaaatacttagaattcggaacaggccgtttagcgaattttacggccttccccaaaataacactacgttagttgctttaggcgcgtcttaataatttatttttcttaattcgggtgcacatttatgtgacccaaatccaaatctcaaccgagtcgagatatgtcaataaccacgggtgcattgatgtaacgtggttcgagatatattttcacgacgttgcaattctcgtaaaaaataataataaaagcggccaagagttaaaattggcacataagttcatatttgtataaaatcagataatcaagccgaatataacagttgagcgaccatgctagaaccacggaactcgggaatgcctaacaccttctcccgggttaacataattccttatccggatttctggtacgcagactgtaatatggagtcatccttttcctcgattcgggattaaaattggtgacttgggacaccctaaatctcccaagtggcgactctgaaataaataaataaatcccgtttcgattgtactttaattggaaaaactcccttgtaccctcgcgggtgcgtaaaaggaggtgtgacagacaccagagtaccacaacttatacccatccacgtttttcgccctcgatccgacccacctagtctcctggacacacgctatattaatcttcctcttctgaaggATTTTTgccaactctatggatttactcgttagtgaacctatgttccatgacccgattctcaacctataggctctcttgccccctctacctcccctgctacCCGTCCCACCCCTGACCCCAgccccacactctgccccacccgaggacatgcccttattctatcatcccacactgcagccactacacctacaacaatctagagaagactcgctagtgcacaacAACCAACAAATCAAACTAGAAAGAAACAAGTGGTAACTAGTATCCTAGTTGAAAGGTTTAACTATTGCGAAGTAAAGTAAcagtaatttagctaacaccaaaagggaaacagtaaatcaggaggtaccaactcccgataaCAAAACCTGTGGCTGATTTGCTGGACTCGATGTAGTTGTACGCTCACGCAACACTTCCTACCGCCCTTTGCTGACACTCGCccaggttgctctcctttgccagtgctcgtgcgcccaacttgtTTCCAATACTTCGAGAATTcctgaaaacacagaaaataccacgacccaaaaaccaaaaggagctatcaccgctaccactggtatAACCCCAACAATATAAAATGtacaaagaaaggagaagaagaaaacgagaatatAAGGGGGTGGTGGCAGATTTGGGACGCAAAAGGGGTGGGGCAAGAAGACCCAAAAATCAAATAAGGGCCAGAAACTTCTGAGATAAAGCTCAACTGCGACATACCCGAATTCAGCAACAACTATAAAATCCCTAAAATATGTATGCGCTGGTTTGGTCTTTTGGAAGGGATATCTCAAAGAATTTCTACTGTTAGAAATAAAAGATGCAGAAAACCTATCCAATTTTGTGAAAAGCTCAGAATCTTGAGTAGCAAATAGTCAAACTAAGGACTCAAATAGAAAACAGTAGCTAAAGCAGTTTATACTCTATAGCAAATCGGAAAGAGAGATAAACAACGacagaagaaagagaaaagtttAAGTCTACTTACTGACCGGAAAACGGAAGAGACGACGATCGCCGGAGAACTCCACCAGAGATGGCGAGTTCTTAATTTAGTTACTAACCCGGAAAGTTGCAGTAGACTACAAAGTTAATGGCAATTGTTATTAGAGTCCGTTTGATTtctcattaaaaaaaaaatactttaactAATCAAaatgtatattaaaattttatttttcttctttgtatatctaaaatataaaattataaatctagttatttaaaatatattgttGCCTCTATATCAATGTATATCACAACAATagcaattatatttttttatatatcacAATGTATAACACGTCAATTAATGCGTATACCAAAATAGATTTCACaagtttattttccttctttgtgtATAGCAAAATTTTATTTCCCTTCATTATATATCAAAAATTTATTCATTCCAACAATTATATTTattgttttttaattttaaaacttgTTGCAAACCTGTTACATCAAAATTTATCTTCTTTCTTCATATATCAAACAAATTAGTATTTCTTTAAActtatatctttttttttaaaagattggaGCAAGTCGTGGGAGGTGAAGAACTGGAGAGATAGGAGAATAACATCACGGGgctatcttttttatttttggtaaagaatctgatttattaatttttctttttattaggaGAGAGGAGAAAAGGAGCATAATATAATTGGAGTAGTGTAAACGCTTTCTCCCCAAATTTAGCATTGTTTTTCTCCTAGTTTGCAGAAGCctatagagaaaagaaaaaaagaatatcTTTTGCTATTTTTAAGGAAAACGATTTTGATTTTTAGATGCCAATTTTTTGGGTATTTCTGTTGCCGTTAAGGCTAAAAAATTATCAATTGTCTTTGTGCGTTGGTACCATTTTTccgggtgaaattcaaaaatggccaaatttacaagtggtaattgaaaaatagctacaaCTTCAAAAGTTATTGAAATTAAGcaactttttatgtaaagataaatctaataatgttcaaaatttggaaaatattccagcataatatactaagTTCCAGCATAATTActgaagttccagcataatatactggtctagcatacacatgtgctccaatctttAGTTTTCAATAATTTTACAAACGATGGCTATTTTTTTATTACCGGTCCAAAAACTGACTAGTTCGGGCTATTTTGACAATTTTTCCTATTTAGAGTGAACAAACCTTGGCCCATGCTTCACATTTGTTGCGAGCCCACGGGATTAAACAACAAATAGTATAGGGATTAGAGCCATTACCTATATAAATCTACTTCTCCTTCAAGGGGAAACTCCTCGCCTTCTCTTTCGTCCGTTGTGAGTATCTCTTTTATTCTCTGGCATTCTCTCTATCCAGTTTAATTGTTGATATTTTCATCAGTTTATTCTCGTGTAAATTTGCAATATAAATATGTAGTAGTATTTTTATTCTACTTATGAAGTTTTCTACAGTAAAAATGAATGTGGAAGTTGAACATTGTTAGTGCATGGCCATGGTTAGCTGATATTTTTGCTTTAACGAGTTTAAAATTGCTGATAGGGTAACAGTTGTTGCGTATTATACTTATATATTCTTCAATTGTTGGCTGTGCAGGAATCAATGAAATAATTTCATCAACTTTGCAACTTTGtttctgtttttttctttcttaggaAGTATATGATTTTCGAGAAACTTCAAGCTTGatgttgttttaatttcattaggAAACtatttttctctgactttctgtATTTCAGGAACcaccaaaataattttaggaacattcaaattctttttctgttttgtttttttataaaataaacttgAACTTTTTGATGGGACAGATAAACGTTGGCATTATGATCATGGAGACTGTTGGGAGGAAAATGGAGAAAGACAAGAAAAAGAGAATGGCTGAAACAGGGGAGGAACCTATCAATCCCATGGAGAGAAAGAAGATAAAAAGAGTTTTAGACAAAGAGAGGCTCAGAGCCAAGTCCGAGAAAAGAGCGGAGGCTTGGCATAAACAAATGTTGGCTTCTCTTGACTCGAAAAGCAATGGGAGGACGAAGATTTCTCCTACTACTACTAGTGGGTTGCCTGAGCTCGACATTCGTCTATTTACAGACCTTTCAGCTGCTAAGGTGTCTATTAGAGAAGCAGCTGCTCAGGCTTTAGTTGCTGAGTTGCTTGAATTCAGAAGGCTTATGATaatctggagaacaaggaagtgGTTGATGGTCAGCTCAAATTGGAAGCTGAAAAGGATGATGGGTTGAATAACTGTGCCCCTTCTTTGAGATATGCAGTTCGGAGGCTCATTCGTGGCCTTTCTTCATCAAGAGAGGTGTGTTTGTCTAATTTGTAGTATAATTGTTCTGTAgttttgttgaaaataataagtgCCTAATTATTGTTACTATTTAATTTGTCAGCTTAAATAGGGTCTATACGCTTTTCCATCTTCATTTTATAATCGAAATTCTTTTGGAGACTAATATCTTTAGGGGTGACAAAAGCAAATTCATTCTGGAAACTTGTGTCGTACAATAAGACACTTAGACTATGCTCTCCTGTCTTTACCTTTACAAATGTTATTTTATAGTAAAATCCCAAAAGGTTACTTTTTGATCATGCTGGCGCCTGGCAGGAAGATACTCATAGCTCGTGTCTTTGAAAATTTTTAATAGCTATATGCTGCATCGTTTTGAATTTAAAGGTTAAGTGAAATACTGAAGGTTTAGTGAAAAGATGTCTACTCTACTCATGGTTCTATGTGCCATGATTGTTTTAATAAACTCAACGTGCCCGTACAAAATCTTATCTGTTTCTTATATGTGCAGTGTGCAAGGCAAGGATTTGCATTAGGCATGACAGTATTGGTTGGTGCAGTTCCATGCATAAAACTGGATGCACTGTTGAAACTAATTATATCTTCTTCCATGAAGGAGGCAGGAAAGATTATCTTTGTTTGTGAACTTATCAGTTCTCTTATGTGCTGGCTTGATAGTTTTAAGTGGTTTTGTAGGACGACTTTGGACCCTTATTTGCTTATGGAGCTATTGCAAGGTCAGGGAGATTAACTTTAGAGTGGATTGCTGATAAAAACACTCCTTATATTAAAGAATTTATTGGTTCTCTTGTCTCGCTGGCAACAGAAAAGCGTTACTTTCAAGAGCCTGCTGTCTCAATTATTTTGGAGTTGGTTGACAAGGTCAATAACATTTACGAGCCTGTGAATTGCAAATTTATGCTAAGCATGTACACTTTAGTTATTACTTGAAATAGCTTCACCGATTGGATTTTCTTTCGTCATTGCAAACTCGTATGAGCTTATATATCTCCCTGATGGATATTTTAGGATCTTTTCTACTTGGCTACTAAAGATCACCTGTTCCGGCTGTTCCAGTACCTTCTTAGTGCTGTCGTGCAACTAAAGTTTCTTTTACCTGTCCAAATAAATATCACCTCTTCCTATTACTCTAAAATGTGCTTTGTCATGTTGCTGGTTTAACTTTTTGAATTTTGTGCATTTGTGTTTTACCATCTTATCCTTCTTTCTCTACTTTGGTTCTTTCCTTAAGCTGTATTCTATCTAGCTGTATCAACATACATATTTTGTCATGTCAGTTGCCTGTTGAAGCTTTGCTGAATCATATACTTGAAGCTCCTGGACTTAAAGAGTGGTTTGAAGGTGCACCAGAAGTTGGAAATCCTGATGCTTTACTTCTTGCCCTTGCTATACGTGAGAAAGCTGGTGTCGATGACAAAGAGTTTGGCAAGCTTCTGCCTTTTCCTTATAGCCCCAGCAGGCTTTTCACTGTTGAACATCTGTCCTTGCTTTCCAAATGCTTGAAGGTGATACTAAACTTCTTCATTTCCCTTCCTTGAAAAGCTTTGTTCATATTTTGATCTGTGGACTTTATGGATCTGCAGGAGTCCAATTTCTGCCATCCACGAACTCATAGTGTATGGTATTCCTTGGTAAATATTCTCTTACCTGAAAATGTTGTGAAAGGGTTTGATTCCTCAGTAGCTTTAAGTTTCATGAAAATGCACAAAAAAACCCGCAAGGGTAGCTCAGCGGAAGAAGATATTCAGAAGAATCTTAAGAACTTCTGTGAAGTTATCATTGAAGGATCACTACTTCTTTCATCATCTCATGATTGTAAGAACTTGGCACTCAATGTGCTGCTGCTTCTCCTTCCAAAACTGTCCGCTTCCTGCATCTGCTACATCCTCTCTTACAAAGTTGTACGTTGCTTAATGGATGTACTTTCCAGAAAAGACTCTAATCTATTTAAAGCCTGTCAATATTTTATGAGAGAAATATGTGAGTGGGTCAAGCATGATGCTGCTAGAAGAGTAGCAGTTATTATGGCTTTACAGAAACATAGTAATGGGAAATTTGATTGCATCACCAGGACAAAAACAGTAAAAGAGTTGATGGCTGAGTTTAAAACTGAGTCTGGATGCGTGCTTCTCATACAGAACTTGGTTGACACGTTCCTGGATAAAGGTCATGCTTCAGAGGAGCCTTTAGATCAGAGTCAAACAACAGATGACAACTCAAAAATTGGTTCCACAGAATATAAAGATTCTTTTAGAGCGCTAGGAACCTCAGATTTTTCTAAAGGCTGGATTTTAACGTCAATTTCCAATAGCTGGAAGCATCTACCTCTGGATGCAAATGCAAGGTTCAGAGTGCATAGAGAAATTCTAAAATTTCTGGCTGTTCAGGGTTTATTCTCTTCAACTCTTGGAAGTGAGGTGACATCTTTTGAATTGGAGGAGAAGTTTAGGTGGCCAAAGTCTTCCATTTCAAGTGCTCTTTGTAGGATGTGCATTGAGCAGCTACAGTTACTTCTATCACATGCTCAAAAAGGCGAAGGACCTCATGTTGTGGCAAGTGGTCCTGAAGCTAATGATCTTGGAGCTTATTTCATGCGATTTCTTGCCACATTGCAAAACATTCCTTCTGTTTCGCTGTTCAGGTCCTTGAGCGATGATGACGAAGAAGCATTAAAAAATTGCAGGCTGTGGAGTCTCAGCTCTCAACACAGGTGATATtttgtgttgcttctttttgTAGCATCCTGGTCGGCAGCACTAATCAAAGCTTTTTGTACCTTTATTAAACCAATGTCACTTGCTTTTGGCATTTAAATCTTTTTGTTGTTTGATAAGAATGTAGACCTGTTAATTCGAAGATCCATATCCTGTTCAGGAAAGTGCAAACTTCTTCAGTGATAAAGTTAGATTGTTAATCCTTCTTATTCTTTCTTCAAATGACCCCAGGAGAGAAACTTGGGCCCAAGTATTGACACAAATAAGTTTCATTCCATGAGGTACCTTCTGATGCAATTGTTGCTTCAAGTTCTACTTCAGCCTGAAGAATTTTCTGAAGCCGCCTCGGAATTGGTTATTTGCTGTTCAAAGGCTTTTCGATCTTCTGATCTTGCTCCCgctggagaagatgaagcagatgGAGATGGCACACCTGAATTGATGGATGTCCTAGTGGACACCATGCTTTCGTTGCTGCCACAGTCATCAGCTCCGATGCGGACTGCTATTGAGAAGGTAAACTACTGAAAAGCAAGGATAATATCCTATCAGTGCCTCCGCCGATCTATTATCCCCCAAAGCCCTGGCCTGAGGAAGTGCTTTCCAatatttcttatgcattgttACACCTACTGCATTATGATGCCTAGTCCATCCTGAAAAACCTTACCGACTTTGATAagagaagaaacttaaacagagTTAAGAGGAACTTTTACTTATATGGATGTTTTAGCATATGACACTGAGTTACAACATCACCTAATTCCTCAGTCTCAACCTGATAGGTGTCTGCAATATGAATTTTCAATATTCGCGTTGCTCCATTTAAACCCGTTTCAAT of the Nicotiana tabacum cultivar K326 chromosome 7, ASM71507v2, whole genome shotgun sequence genome contains:
- the LOC107817930 gene encoding LOW QUALITY PROTEIN: rDNA transcriptional regulator pol5-like (The sequence of the model RefSeq protein was modified relative to this genomic sequence to represent the inferred CDS: inserted 4 bases in 3 codons), translated to MIMETVGRKMEKDKKKRMAETGEEPINPMERKKIKRVLDKERLRAKSEKRAEAWHKQMLASLDSKSNGRTKISPTTTSGLPELDIRLFTDLSAAKVSIREAAAQALVAELLEXQKAYDNLENKEVVDGQLKLEAEKDDGLNNCAPSLRYAVRRLIRGLSSSRECARQGFALGMTVLVGAVPCIKLDALLKLIISSSMKEAGKIIFDDFGPLFAYGAIARSGRLTLEWIADKNTPYIKEFIGSLVSLATEKRYFQEPAVSIILELVDKLPVEALLNHILEAPGLKEWFEGAPEVGNPDALLLALAIREKAGVDDKEFGKLLPFPYSPSRLFTVEHLSLLSKCLKESNFCHPRTHSVWYSLVNILLPENVVKGFDSSVALSFMKMHKKTRKGSSAEEDIQKNLKNFCEVIIEGSLLLSSSHDCKNLALNVLLLLLPKLSASCICYILSYKVVRCLMDVLSRKDSNLFKACQYFMREICEWVKHDAARRVAVIMALQKHSNGKFDCITRTKTVKELMAEFKTESGCVLLIQNLVDTFLDKGHASEEPLDQSQTTDDNSKIGSTEYKDSFRALGTSDFSKGWILTSISNSWKHLPLDANARFRVHREILKFLAVQGLFSSTLGSEVTSFELEEKFRWPKSSISSALCRMCIEQLQLLLSHAQKGEGPHVVASGPEANDLGAYFMRFLATLQNIPSVSLFRSLSDDDEEALKXLQAVESQLSTQERNLGPSIDTNKFHSMRYLLMQLLLQVLLQPEEFSEAASELVICCSKAFRSSDLAPAGEDEADGDGTPELMDVLVDTMLSLLPQSSAPMRTAIEKVFKCFCHDVTDDGLLRMLCVIKKNLKQARRQETDIENDDDDDNVIGIEEAEDSDEVEMDETATNDGQADSGTLVDIEAASAELLEASDDDFDEGMDDDTMFRMDTYLAKCIKERTNQTGGETADSQLVHFKYRVLSLLEIYLNENPGKPQVLTIFSHLAQAFINSQSTEGRERLGQRIWGILQKIIKAKDYPRGEDIQFSVLKSLLKSNFKLAARRFKSKKSASNMSKEKQSVTLNRYKMINSLAQSSIFYILKIINATNLPESKLQKVFGVFKKFLKDYFSKRSQLTYEFLKEIFKKSPWIGYHLFGYLLKKCAMAKRQFKQIEALDLVMEIIRSIVSANPDENSQDSSRKKLKRHLRKLGRQINKLFENMPEKASRRADVRKFCGKVNQILVKLKLRRRFLRXTATDCESQQGNMFPALKR